One part of the Melospiza melodia melodia isolate bMelMel2 chromosome 3, bMelMel2.pri, whole genome shotgun sequence genome encodes these proteins:
- the LOC134416788 gene encoding acrosin-like, giving the protein MNWLSVFVLLTVTGLVHGTWDTCGWTCGLRPMVSDSIPHDDSMTRVVGGADAKPGAWPWMVSIQHPWMPRLKHLCGGSLVSAEWVLTAAHCFNRIEEIGILNLVIGATQLTQPGPGAQVRKIKKLFRHEKYNRNDKSNDIALLELNEPVQCSPYIQLACVADPTIRVSELQNCWVAGWGLTSEEDTDSSDHLQEAKVQLIDLQLCNSTGWNAGEIHTHNLCAGYPEGGVGTCKGDSGGPLMCQDNNAAYWWVIGITTGGRGCARANLPAVYTSTQHFYDWILAQMGLSPFGSAS; this is encoded by the exons ATGAATTGGCTCAGTGTCTTCGTCCTGCTGACCGTGACCGGGCTGGTGCACGGGACATGGGACACCTGCGG ATGGACTTGCGGCCTCCGACCCATGGTGTCTGACTCCATACCTCATGATGACAGCATGACACGCGTCGTGGGTGGTGCAGATGCTAAGCCAGGGGCATGGCCATGGATGGTCAGCATCCAACACCCCTGGATGCCACGCCTGAAACATCTGTGTGGAGGGTCCCTCGTCAGTGCAGAGTGGGTCCTCACAGCAGCCCACTGCTTTAACAGGATCGA GGAAATTGGCATCTTGAATTTGGTGATTGGGGCCACCCAGTTGACTCAGCCGGGCCCTGGGGCACAAGTGCGCAAGATTAAGAAGCTATTTCGTCACGAAAAATATAACAGAAATGATAAAAGTAATGATATTGCCTTACTAGAACTGAATGAGCCTGTCCAGTGCAGCCCTTACATCCAGTTGGCCTGTGTGGCTGACCCCACCATAAGAGTCTCAGAGCTGCAAAACTGCTGGGTTGCTGGTTGGGGTTTAACCTCAGAAGAAG ATACAGACTCAAGTGATCACCTGCAggaggccaaggtccagctcatCGATCTCCAGCTCTGCAACAGCACTGGCTGGAATGCAGGGGAAATCCACACCCACAACTTGTGTGCTGGTTACCCAGAGGGCGGCGTCGGCACCTGCAAG ggTGACAGTGGTGGTCCTCTCATGTGCCAGGACAACAACGCTGCCTACTGGTGGGTCATTGGAATAACCACCGGGGGAAGAGGCTGCGCCAGAGCAAACCTGCCTGCAGTCTACACCTCCACTCAGCACTTCTATGACTGGATTCTTGCCCAGATGGGGCTGAGCCCATTTGGAAGTGCTTCCTGA